The genomic window gtcccctctcTGTGTTCCCTGTGTTCCCTCTTGTCCCCTTTGTCCCTCCTgtgtgtccccttgtcccccgcTCAGAACtcctccgtgtcccccccctGACCCTGGGGGCTTCTCTGTACATCCTTGTCCCTCCAGGCTACTCCAcgtcccctccgtgtcccctctttgtgccccccaccccggggccCTTCtggtgtcccctctgtgtccccccacgtcccctcctgtccccacgtcccccctcTGTGTGACGccgcagagctggggaggggacgtTGGTGGGGGTGGGAGTGCAGCTttgccccggacgcctgggtcccctatcCCAACGCCATCCCCAGCTGGGGGGCCAGGAGTTGgcggtggggggggggaggggacacCCGGACGCCAGGGTCCCCTGAGgtgtggggggaggggggtggctCTGTCCtggccccctccccgccccccaaCCTCGcccttcttttctgtttgtctttgtAGAAATCTGTCTTTCAGGTTTGCCAGAAGGTAGGGGCCGtgccggacgcctgggtccccccgcatGTCAcctcccgccccctcccccccaccccgccccccgGGGAGAGCAGGtccccccacaacccccccatCAGCCCCGCATGGTCCCCTCCCCGCTCGGCTGCGgctgtccgtccgtccgtcctccctctgtgtgtgtgtctgtctgtccgtccggatgcctgggtcccgtggcgggagggagaagggacgccgcccccccgccccgactCATTTCTGCCCCTTCTTGTCTCTCGAGGAACCCGCACGAGCCCGAGAGCAAAGACCGGGTGGAGACGCTGAGGTGAGTGTGGGGACGGGATCCCCAGAACACCCCCGGGGTCCTCGTGACACCTCTGGGGTCCCCATGGGATCCTTGGGACACCCCCATGGTCCCTGTGACACCCATGGGATCCCCAGGACACCCCCGGGGTCCTCGTGACACCTCTGGGGTCCCCATGGGATCCCTGGGACACCTCCAGGGTCCCCATGACACCCATGGGATCCCCAGGACTCCCCCGGGATCCTCGTGACACCTCTGGGGTCCCCATGGGATCCCTGGGACACCCCCATGGTCCCTGTGACACCCAGGGGATCCCCAGGACACCCCCGGGGTCCTCGTGACACCTCTGGGGTCCCCATGGGATCCCTGGGACACCCCCATGGTCCTTGTGACACCCATGGGATccccgggacacccccaggGTCCTTGTGtcacccctggggtccccatgggATCCCTGGGACACCTCCAGGGTCCCCATGACACCCATGGGATCCTCGTgacacccctggggtccccatgggatccccgggacacccccaggGTCTTTGTGtcacccctggggtccccatgAGATCCCCAGGACACCCCCGGGATCCTCGTGACACCTCTGGGGTCCCCATGGGATCCTTGGGACACCCCCAGGGTCCTTGTGTCACCCCTGCGGTCCCCATGAGATCCCCCAGGGTCCTGTGACACCTCTGGGGTCCCCGCGGGATCCCTGTGTCACCCCGGGGTCCCCATGCATTCCCCGGGACACCGCCAGGCTCCTCGTGCCACCCCCGGAGTCCCCGTGGGCTCCTCGTGTCACCCCCGGGCTCCACCCCgacccccccagtgtccccaggccATCCGTGGTGTCCCCACGACACCCAGGACCTCGGTGCTGCTCCCAGTGACGTCCCTTGAGCCTCCAccaccccagacccccccgcACTGAccctgctgccccccccgctgtccccaggctccccctgATGCCACCACCCCCCCCTTTCTGACCCCGTttgtcccccccccaccccccccgtCTCCTCAGGCCCGTGGTCGGTCCCGACAAACCCCCTCGCGACGCCGCCGCCACCACCATCCGCGAAGCCAAACCCCGTTCTCTACGCTTCACCTGGAGCATGAAAACCACGAGCTCCCTGGAACCCGGCGAGATGCTGCGCGAGATCCGCAAGGTCCTGGACGCCAACAGCTGCCGCTGCGAACCCCAGGAGCGGTTCGTCCTCCTCTGCGCCCACGGCGCCCCCGGCCACGACTCCTTCGTGCAGTGGGAGATGGAGGTTTGCAAACTGCCCCGCTTGTCCCTCAACGGCGTCCGCTTCAAGCGCATCGCCGGCACCTCCATGGCCTTCAAGAACATCGCCTCCAAGGTGGCCAACGAGCTCAAGCTCTGAGGCGGCGGCACCGGGCGCCTCGGGGACGCGCGCCCGACGGCCGGCGAGATGCtgacggacagacggacggggATGGGTCTGAGAGTTGTGGGGGACGCCTTGGACAGACCTGGGACCTCTGGGGACGTCTTAGATGGACCTGGGGACGTTCTGGATGGACCTGGGACCTCTGGGGACGTCTCGGATGGACCTGGGGACATTCTGGATGGACCTGGGACCTCTGGGGATGTCTTGGATGGACCTGGGGACGTTCTGGATGGACCTGGGGACGTTCTGGACGGACCTGGGACCTCTGGGGACGTCTCGGATGGACCTGGGACCTCTGGGGACGTCTTGGATGGACCTGGGGACGTTCTGGATGGACCTGGGGACGTTCTGGACGGACCTGGGACCTCTGGGGACGCCTTGGATGGACCTGGGAACATTTTGGATGGACCTGGGACCTTTGGGGACATCTTGGATGGACCTGGGGACGTTCTGGATGGACCTGGGACCTCTGGGGACGTCTTGGATGGACCTGGGAACATTTTGGATGGACCTGGGACCTTTGGGGACGTCTCGGATGGACCTGGGGACGTTCTGGACGGACCTGGGACCTCTGGGGACGTCTCGGATGGACCTGGGGACGTTCTGGACGGACCTGGGACCTCTGGGGACGTCTCGGATGGACCTGGGACCTCTGGGGACGTTGTGCGATCGAGGACTTCATGGGGACGTCCTGGATGGCccggggacacatggggacattCTGGATGGACCTGGGACCTGTGGGAACATTCTTTGTGGTCCAGAACCTTGTGGGGCCGTCTCAGATGCACCAGGGATCTCTGGGGACATCCTGGGTGCCCcagggacacgtggggacattTTGCTGGCCCAGGAAGCTCCGGGCTTGCCCTGGATGGACTCGGGactgctggggacaccctgggtgGCCCAGGGACCTGCAGGGATGTCCCCAAAGCCTtacgggggacacggggatgctCCTGGGTGTCCCccgggggacgtggggacagtcTGGGGCCTTTTTGTCCCTATGGGGGTGACCCGGGCCTCCCCCTGGTGGCCttaggggacatggggacatcctGATGTCATgagggggggacacggggatgtcCCCTCTCCCACCACTcaggaaggggcgggggggggcggttctgctgctgctgggggtgacGGCCCCTTTAAACTGCTGTAGCCCCGCcccccggggggcggggccccAAAGCCCCTCCCACGGGCCCCGCCCCCCTCGCCAGGTGGGGgaggggcagagctgctggccccgccccccggccccgcccgctcTGGATTTTCCAGGTTCTAGATTAAAATCTTTCCAGAAAGACCCATCGCCTCtgaccagtgctcccagtacagaGAGCGGCGCTCCCAGTATAggccagtgctcccagtacagaccggtgctcccagcacagaccgGTGCTCCCAATACAGAGGGGTTCTCCCAGTACAGACCGGCgctcccagtacagaccagtgctcccagtacagaccagtgctcccagtacagaGAGCGGCGCTCCCAGCACGGACCggtgctcccagcacagaccgGTGCTCTCAGTACAGACCGGCGCTCCCAGTATAggccagtgctcccagtacagaGAGCGgtgctcccagtatggaccagtgctcccagcacagagcagtgcTCCGAGTACAGACTGGTGCTCCCAGTACAGACCGGTGCTCCCAGTACAGACTGGTGCTCCTAGTACAGAGCgcagtgctcccagtacagaCCGGTGCTCCCAGTACAGAGGggtgctcccagcacagagcagccctCCCAGTACAGACTGGTGCTCCCAGTACAGAGCGGCGCTCCCAGTATagaccagtgctcccagtacagaGAGCAGCGTTCCCAGCACAGACTGGCAGTCCCGGTACAGAgcagtgctcccagtacagaGGGGTGCTCCCAGTACAGAGGGGTGCTCCCAGCACggaccagtgctcccagcacagaccggtgctcccagtacagaccggtgctcccagcacagagcGACgctcccagcacagacctgcACACGCAGCCGCTCTAGTAAAATACCTTTATTGCAAACGTGACTGGGACCCCCAAGGACCCCCCAGACCGGGGCCGcgtgtcccccagcccagcaggggGCGCTGTGGACCGCAGGGCTCAGCGGGGCGGGGCGTGGCCGGCAGCGGGGGGGCGTGGCCGAGGGGCGTGGGCGTGGCCAGGCCGGACCagaggcggcggggggcggggccgcgcgggcACGGGGGGCGGAGCCGGGCGCAGGaggggcgggggctgcggggggcgcGAGGCGGAGGGtggaaggggcggggccggcggagggggcggggccgcgctggtgggcggggccggagcCGGGCGGGAAAACCCCGTGATCTGCACCTGCGGGAAGAACAGCGGCGTGGGGCTGCGGCTGGGACCGAGACCGGGACCGGGACTGAGACCAGACCCGGGACTGGGACCGGGACTGGGACCAGGACTGAGACCAGACCCGGGACCGGGACCAGACCTGGGACCAGGACTGAGACCAGACCCGGGACCAGGACCAGACCTGGGACCAGGACTGAGACCAGACCCGGGACTGAGACCAGGACTGAGACCAGATGTGAGACTGGGACCAGACCTGGGGCTGGGACCAGGACTAAGCCCAGACCTGGGCCTGGGACAAGGACTGAGACCAGATCTGAGACTGAGACCAGGACTAAGACCAGACCTGGGACTGAGACCAGATCTGAAACTGGGACCAGGACTGAGATCAGATCTGAAACTGGGACCAGGACTAAGACCAGACCCGGGGCTGGGACCAGGACTGAGACCAGATCTGAGACTAAGACCAGGACTAAGACCAGACCCAGGACTGAGACCAGATCCGGGACTGGGACCAGGACTGAGACCAGAACCCGGACTGGGACCAGGACTAAGACCAGATGTGGGGCTGTGACCAGGACTAAGCCCAGACCTGGGGCTGGTCCCAGGCCCCAGGGcgcccccctccccacccttGCTCACctcttcctccacctcctcctcccccggcccctccccggGGCGGGGCTGCACTTGGTCCCGTCcccggcggcgccgggcggTGCCCAGGAGGAAACTCCGTCCCCGGGCCGGCGACACGGGTGGGAGGTCACGGGCGCAGCGCCGGAGGGCTGGGGGTTAATTAGGGTAATGAGAGTAATGAGAGTAATGAGGGCGGGGTGTTAATGAGGGTGGGGCGTTAACAAGGTTAATCTGGGGGGGGGGTCTCACCCTGcactgccaggagctgctcgTCTGTTGTCCAGCGGGAGCCGAACTTGCCCTGGAGGGAGCCGGGGCGGCGGGTGACGCGGGGCAGGGACACGATGGGacccccccggcgccccccaaacccacctcgggcggccgcagcccctccagcccccccgcCAGCGCCAGCTTCAGGCCGCTGTTCATCTGCTTGATCCGCTGcacctggggaggggacacagcccagggTCACCCCACAGCACAGGGGGGGCACCCCATagattgggggggggggggggggggggtttggggtgttttaCCTGCCGTTTGAGGGACACCAGCTGAcagtccagctgctgcagggccagcGCCCCCAGGTCGGGGTTGGCGGTGACACCGGCCACGTCCTCCCGGCTCAGGTGCATCccccggggggggcggcgccGCTGCCGCGCGGGGGGGTGGTGCCGATATTGCGCCTCCTTCCGCGTGGCGCTTTTGGGGTAAAAAGGCTGAAACCGATTAATTCGagggggggggggtttggggtcacCGTGCCATCAAAGTGACCCCAgcgccccccaccccggcccaAACCTCTTTTTTGGGGTCCGCCGCTTCCACCTCCCTCTCATGGGGATCGTCGGTCTCGTCATTGCTATGGAAACGGGGGTGAAAAGAGGGTTTTTGGGGGTGCCGCGGGgcaggggggcggggggggtcaCCTGTCGTCACGGTCTTTGCGGCCCAGGAGGCGCCGCGCCTGTCGGTCCATCACGCTGGTTCGGGTGcgggtttttttccaggaataataatatttaacCAGGCTGGAGATCAACTTGtcggggagctggggagggtcagGGGGGGCAGAGGTGAGTTTTGGGTGGGGGGAGGCTAAGAAAAGGGGGGGACCCCTGTAAATGAGGGGCAGCCCTTTAAGAAATGCAGGAGAGCTCTAAAAATAGAGGGGGGCAACCCCCTAGAAATGGGGAAGGAACCCCTGAAATATGGGGGGGGACACTCCTAGaaaagggagaggagctgggggggtttgggggtgcatttGAGGGGTTTAGGGGTgcattttgggggggttgggagtgcattttggggggatttaGGGGTGCATTTGGAGGGGTTTGGGAGTGCATTTGGgatgggtttgggggtgcatttTGGGGGGCGTTTGGGGGTGCATttggggggtgtttgggggtgcatttgggttgggtttgggggtgcatttgggttgggtttgggggtgcatttggggggggtttgggggtgcatttgggttgggtttgggggtgcatttggggggggtttgggggtgcatttggggggggtttgggggtgcatttTGGGGGGGCCTCTCACCATCTGCTGGATGCGGGAGAAGCTCTTGCCGTGGAAGCTGAACGCCTGCTCGAACAGCACCTTGTCCTCCACCGTCCACTCGTCCGGGAAGGGTGTGAAGTTGCCCAGGTCGGCCAAGGACTTTTCCACGTCGTGTTTGTgccacagcagcatccccagcgcctgggcgggggggacagggggggggGTCAGGACACGCTGGGGGGGCCCCTGTGCTGTTTGGGGGGTCGGTGGTACCTGCTCGATGTTGTAGCCGTGCTTGTCCTTGGCCATGGCAATGTATTTGTCCACTGCGGGAGGGAaaggggagtttggggggggaagggggtgtcagggagggtggggggcacccCCATCCCCCGAGGGACACCCCGGTACCATGCGGGGGGGCTCACGTTTGGCGTCCGACACGCAGTGGTTGGGGGCCCAGACCAGCATCCCCTTCAGCTCCTTGTTGCTGTAGCGGGCGGGGCTCTCTGGGCAGGGGGGGGGAAGGTCAAAGAGGGGgacacagacccccccccccactccccccctGCCCATTCAAACCGTCCCCACCTGGTTTGCAGTCGGGGATCACGGCCTGGTAGTCGGCGCCCACCCGGATCATGCTGTCTGGGGGGGGTGGGACACGGGGGttaatggggacatggggggtaACAGGGGTTAATAGGGACATGGGATaatggggggacatgagggatAATGGGGAGACAGGGGttgatggggacatggggttaatggggggacgtggggggtaACAAGGACACGGGGTTAATGGGGGGATGGGGTTAACGGAGGGATGCGGGAGGTAACGGGGATTAATGGGGACACGGGGTTAATGAGGGAACatgggggataatggggacatggggttaatggggggacatgggggttaATAGGGACagggggttaatggggggacAAGAGttaatggggacatgggggataaCGGGGGAAACAGGTTAATGGGAACATGGGGTCaacgcggggacacgggggttaacggggggatatgggggttAACGGGGGAACACGGGGGttaatggggacatggggttaatggggggacatgggggataaCAGGGGGAAACGGGttaatggggacatggggtcaacgcggggacacgggggttaatggggggacatgggggataacagggggacacgggggttaatggggggacAAGAGttaatggggacatggggttaatggggggacatgggggataaCAGGGGGAAACAGGGGttaatggggacatggggtcaacgcagggacacgggggttaatggggggacatgggggataacagggggacatgggggttaatggggacatggggttaatgggggaacatgggggataacggggggacacgggggttaatggggacatggggtcaacgaggggacaggggggttAGTGGGGGGATGGGGTTACCGGGGACATGGGGTTAATGGGTGGACACGGGGGTTaccggggacatgggggataacagggggacatggggttaAGGGGGGGACAGGGGTTAATGGGGGGATGGGGGTTAACGGGGTTAACAAGGGGGGGGAGttaatggggggacatgggggttaatggggggacatgtggggttaatggggggacACGTGGGGTTAACGAGGGAGAGGGTTAATGGGGTTAACAAGGGAAGGAGGTTAATGGGGGGACCCGGGGGTTAATGGGAGACAGGGGCTAACGAGAGGAGGGGATCAATGGGGGAATGGGGGTTAACGAGGGAGGGGGTTAACGGGACATGGGGGTTAATGGGGTACATGGGGGTTAACGGGGGGCTAATGGTGGGACAGGGGTTAATGGGGAGATGGGTGTTaatgaggggacatgggggttaACAAGGGGAGGGGGTTAATGGGGATGCAAGGGTTAATGGGGGGACGAGGGTTAACGGGCCatgggggttaatggggacatgagggttaatggggggacacgggggttaatggggggacAGGGGTTAACGAGGGGAGGGGGTtgatggggggacacgggggttaATGAGGAGAGAAGGTTGATGGGGGAACACAGGGGCTAATGGGGGGATGGGGGTTAATGAAGGGACAGGGGGTAACAAGGGAGGGGTTTAACAGGACGGGGtaacggggtgggggggttaACAGCCCCCAAGGTTGTGTGCGGGGGGGCAGCGGTTGTGCCCCCCCCAGCGCACAAAGCCCAGGGCCATGCACACGCGGGCGGGCAGGGACAATGGG from Caloenas nicobarica isolate bCalNic1 unplaced genomic scaffold, bCalNic1.hap1 Scaffold_1678, whole genome shotgun sequence includes these protein-coding regions:
- the LOC136002722 gene encoding REST corepressor 2-like produces the protein MPSVIEKPSGIPPRGRPRSGVPGAPPQSEDEGSEDEQAHDSMIRVGADYQAVIPDCKPESPARYSNKELKGMLVWAPNHCVSDAKLDKYIAMAKDKHGYNIEQALGMLLWHKHDVEKSLADLGNFTPFPDEWTVEDKVLFEQAFSFHGKSFSRIQQMLPDKLISSLVKYYYSWKKTRTRTSVMDRQARRLLGRKDRDDSNDETDDPHEREVEAADPKKEPFYPKSATRKEAQYRHHPPARQRRRPPRGMHLSREDVAGVTANPDLGALALQQLDCQLVSLKRQVQRIKQMNSGLKLALAGGLEGLRPPEGKFGSRWTTDEQLLAVQALRRCARDLPPVSPARGRSFLLGTARRRRGRDQVQPRPGEGPGEEEVEEEVQITGFSRPAPAPPTSAAPPPPPAPPLPPSASRPPQPPPLLRPAPPPVPARPRPPPPLVRPGHAHAPRPRPPAAGHAPPR